A region of Mesoplodon densirostris isolate mMesDen1 chromosome 11, mMesDen1 primary haplotype, whole genome shotgun sequence DNA encodes the following proteins:
- the ITFG2 gene encoding KICSTOR complex protein ITFG2 isoform X3 gives MRSVSYVQRVALEFSGSLFPHAICLGDVDNDTLNELVVGDTSGKLSVYKNDDSRPWLTCSCQGMLTCVGVGDVCNKGKNLVVAVSAEGWFHLCDLTPTKALDTSGHHETLGGEEQRPVFKQHIPANTKVMLISDIDGDGCCELVVGYTDRVVRAFRWEDLGDGTEHLTGQLVSLKKWMLEGQVDSLSVTPGPLGLPELMVSQPGCAYAILLCTWNTDPGPPPTSEGPEEGTRETPAARDVVLHQTSGRIHNKNVSTHLIGNIKRGTLKLTEEADKLLWSVQVDHQLFALEKLDVTGNGHEEVVACAWDGQTYIIDHNRTVVRFQVDENVRAFCAGLYACKGGCNSPCLVYVTFNQKIYVYWEVQLERMESTNLLKVLEAEPEFWSLLRELGTLTTSPPPGPCFTKPSTIRMGHHSVRPQASGIPPSWTGRLG, from the exons ATGAGATCGGTTAGCTACGTACAGCGCGTGGCCCTGGAGTTCAGCGGGAGCCTCTTCCCGCACGCCATCTGCCTCGGAGACGTCGATAACGACACG TTGAATGAACTGGTGGTGGGGGACACCAGTGGAAAGCTGTCTGTGTATAAGAACGATGACAGCCGGCCGTGGCTCACCTGCTCCTGCCAGGGGATG CTCACGTGCGTCGGGGTTGGAGATGTGTGTAATAAAGGAAAG AACCTGGTGGTGGCCGTGAGTGCCGAGGGCTGGTTTCACTTGTGTGACCTTACGCCCACTAAGGCCCTGGATACTTCTGGGCACCACGAGACCCTCGGGGGGGAGGAGCAGCGCCCAGTCTTCAAGCAGCACATCCCTGCCAACACCAAGGTCATGCTGATCAGCGACATCG ATGGCGATGGCTGTTGcgagctggtggtgggttacaCGGACCGCGTGGTCCGGGCTTTCCGCTGGGAGGACCTGGGCGATGGCACCGAGCATCTGACAGGGCAGCTGGTGTCACTCAAGAAGTGGATGCTGGAGGGTCAG GTGGACAGTCTCTCGGTGACTCCAGGGCCCCTGGGTCTTCCTGAGCTGATGGTATCTCAGCCAGGCTGTGCTTACGCGATTCTGCTGTGTACCTGGAACACAGACCCTGGGCCGCCTCCCACCTCTGAGGGGCCCGAGGAGGGCACTAG GGAGACCCCCGCTGCCCGAGACGTTGTGCTGCACCAGACGTCCGGCCGCATCCACAACAAGAACGTCTCCACTCACCTCATCGGCAACATCAAGCGAG GGACACTGAAGCTCACGGAGGAGGCGGACAAGCTGCTGTGGTCGGTGCAGGTGGACCACCAGCTCTTTGCCCTCGAGAAACTGGACGTCACA GGCAACGGGCACGAGGAGGTGGTCGCCTGTGCCTGGGATGGACAGACGTACATCATTGATCACAACCGCACCGTCGTGCGCTTCCAGGTGGACGAGAACGTCCGCGCCTTCTGTGCAG GCCTGTACGCCTGCAAAGGGGGCTGCAACAGCCCCTGCCTCGTGTACGTCACCTTCAACCAGAAGATCTACGTGTACTGGGAGGTGCAGCTGGAGCGGATGGAGTCCACCAACCTGCTCAAAGTGCTAGAGGCTGAGCCGGAGTTCTGGAGCCTGCTGcgggagctgggg ACCCTGACGACCTCCCCGCCGCCCGGGCCCTGCTTCACCAAACCCTCTACCATCCGGATGGGCCACCACAGTGTGCGTCCACAGGCCTCCGGGATCCCTCCTAGCTGGACCGGCCGTCTTGGCTGA
- the ITFG2 gene encoding KICSTOR complex protein ITFG2 isoform X2, translating into MRSVSYVQRVALEFSGSLFPHAICLGDVDNDTLNELVVGDTSGKLSVYKNDDSRPWLTCSCQGMLTCVGVGDVCNKGKNLVVAVSAEGWFHLCDLTPTKALDTSGHHETLGGEEQRPVFKQHIPANTKVMLISDIDGDGCCELVVGYTDRVVRAFRWEDLGDGTEHLTGQLVSLKKWMLEGQVDSLSVTPGPLGLPELMVSQPGCAYAILLCTWNTDPGPPPTSEGPEEGTRETPAARDVVLHQTSGRIHNKNVSTHLIGNIKRGRSPKSGASGLFALCTLDGTLKLTEEADKLLWSVQVDHQLFALEKLDVTGNGHEEVVACAWDGQTYIIDHNRTVVRFQVDENVRAFCAGLYACKGGCNSPCLVYVTFNQKIYVYWEVQLERMESTNLLKVLEAEPEFWSLLRELGVDPDDLPAARALLHQTLYHPDGPPQCASTGLRDPS; encoded by the exons ATGAGATCGGTTAGCTACGTACAGCGCGTGGCCCTGGAGTTCAGCGGGAGCCTCTTCCCGCACGCCATCTGCCTCGGAGACGTCGATAACGACACG TTGAATGAACTGGTGGTGGGGGACACCAGTGGAAAGCTGTCTGTGTATAAGAACGATGACAGCCGGCCGTGGCTCACCTGCTCCTGCCAGGGGATG CTCACGTGCGTCGGGGTTGGAGATGTGTGTAATAAAGGAAAG AACCTGGTGGTGGCCGTGAGTGCCGAGGGCTGGTTTCACTTGTGTGACCTTACGCCCACTAAGGCCCTGGATACTTCTGGGCACCACGAGACCCTCGGGGGGGAGGAGCAGCGCCCAGTCTTCAAGCAGCACATCCCTGCCAACACCAAGGTCATGCTGATCAGCGACATCG ATGGCGATGGCTGTTGcgagctggtggtgggttacaCGGACCGCGTGGTCCGGGCTTTCCGCTGGGAGGACCTGGGCGATGGCACCGAGCATCTGACAGGGCAGCTGGTGTCACTCAAGAAGTGGATGCTGGAGGGTCAG GTGGACAGTCTCTCGGTGACTCCAGGGCCCCTGGGTCTTCCTGAGCTGATGGTATCTCAGCCAGGCTGTGCTTACGCGATTCTGCTGTGTACCTGGAACACAGACCCTGGGCCGCCTCCCACCTCTGAGGGGCCCGAGGAGGGCACTAG GGAGACCCCCGCTGCCCGAGACGTTGTGCTGCACCAGACGTCCGGCCGCATCCACAACAAGAACGTCTCCACTCACCTCATCGGCAACATCAAGCGAG GCCGCAGCCCCAAGAGCGGCGCCTCGGGcctctttgccctctgcaccctggATG GGACACTGAAGCTCACGGAGGAGGCGGACAAGCTGCTGTGGTCGGTGCAGGTGGACCACCAGCTCTTTGCCCTCGAGAAACTGGACGTCACA GGCAACGGGCACGAGGAGGTGGTCGCCTGTGCCTGGGATGGACAGACGTACATCATTGATCACAACCGCACCGTCGTGCGCTTCCAGGTGGACGAGAACGTCCGCGCCTTCTGTGCAG GCCTGTACGCCTGCAAAGGGGGCTGCAACAGCCCCTGCCTCGTGTACGTCACCTTCAACCAGAAGATCTACGTGTACTGGGAGGTGCAGCTGGAGCGGATGGAGTCCACCAACCTGCTCAAAGTGCTAGAGGCTGAGCCGGAGTTCTGGAGCCTGCTGcgggagctgggggtgg ACCCTGACGACCTCCCCGCCGCCCGGGCCCTGCTTCACCAAACCCTCTACCATCCGGATGGGCCACCACAGTGTGCGTCCACAGGCCTCCGGGATCCCTCCTAG
- the ITFG2 gene encoding KICSTOR complex protein ITFG2 isoform X1 has product MRSVSYVQRVALEFSGSLFPHAICLGDVDNDTLNELVVGDTSGKLSVYKNDDSRPWLTCSCQGMLTCVGVGDVCNKGKNLVVAVSAEGWFHLCDLTPTKALDTSGHHETLGGEEQRPVFKQHIPANTKVMLISDIDGDGCCELVVGYTDRVVRAFRWEDLGDGTEHLTGQLVSLKKWMLEGQVDSLSVTPGPLGLPELMVSQPGCAYAILLCTWNTDPGPPPTSEGPEEGTRETPAARDVVLHQTSGRIHNKNVSTHLIGNIKRGRSPKSGASGLFALCTLDGTLKLTEEADKLLWSVQVDHQLFALEKLDVTGNGHEEVVACAWDGQTYIIDHNRTVVRFQVDENVRAFCAGLYACKGGCNSPCLVYVTFNQKIYVYWEVQLERMESTNLLKVLEAEPEFWSLLRELGTLTTSPPPGPCFTKPSTIRMGHHSVRPQASGIPPSWTGRLG; this is encoded by the exons ATGAGATCGGTTAGCTACGTACAGCGCGTGGCCCTGGAGTTCAGCGGGAGCCTCTTCCCGCACGCCATCTGCCTCGGAGACGTCGATAACGACACG TTGAATGAACTGGTGGTGGGGGACACCAGTGGAAAGCTGTCTGTGTATAAGAACGATGACAGCCGGCCGTGGCTCACCTGCTCCTGCCAGGGGATG CTCACGTGCGTCGGGGTTGGAGATGTGTGTAATAAAGGAAAG AACCTGGTGGTGGCCGTGAGTGCCGAGGGCTGGTTTCACTTGTGTGACCTTACGCCCACTAAGGCCCTGGATACTTCTGGGCACCACGAGACCCTCGGGGGGGAGGAGCAGCGCCCAGTCTTCAAGCAGCACATCCCTGCCAACACCAAGGTCATGCTGATCAGCGACATCG ATGGCGATGGCTGTTGcgagctggtggtgggttacaCGGACCGCGTGGTCCGGGCTTTCCGCTGGGAGGACCTGGGCGATGGCACCGAGCATCTGACAGGGCAGCTGGTGTCACTCAAGAAGTGGATGCTGGAGGGTCAG GTGGACAGTCTCTCGGTGACTCCAGGGCCCCTGGGTCTTCCTGAGCTGATGGTATCTCAGCCAGGCTGTGCTTACGCGATTCTGCTGTGTACCTGGAACACAGACCCTGGGCCGCCTCCCACCTCTGAGGGGCCCGAGGAGGGCACTAG GGAGACCCCCGCTGCCCGAGACGTTGTGCTGCACCAGACGTCCGGCCGCATCCACAACAAGAACGTCTCCACTCACCTCATCGGCAACATCAAGCGAG GCCGCAGCCCCAAGAGCGGCGCCTCGGGcctctttgccctctgcaccctggATG GGACACTGAAGCTCACGGAGGAGGCGGACAAGCTGCTGTGGTCGGTGCAGGTGGACCACCAGCTCTTTGCCCTCGAGAAACTGGACGTCACA GGCAACGGGCACGAGGAGGTGGTCGCCTGTGCCTGGGATGGACAGACGTACATCATTGATCACAACCGCACCGTCGTGCGCTTCCAGGTGGACGAGAACGTCCGCGCCTTCTGTGCAG GCCTGTACGCCTGCAAAGGGGGCTGCAACAGCCCCTGCCTCGTGTACGTCACCTTCAACCAGAAGATCTACGTGTACTGGGAGGTGCAGCTGGAGCGGATGGAGTCCACCAACCTGCTCAAAGTGCTAGAGGCTGAGCCGGAGTTCTGGAGCCTGCTGcgggagctgggg ACCCTGACGACCTCCCCGCCGCCCGGGCCCTGCTTCACCAAACCCTCTACCATCCGGATGGGCCACCACAGTGTGCGTCCACAGGCCTCCGGGATCCCTCCTAGCTGGACCGGCCGTCTTGGCTGA